CTTTTGCCTTTTTAGCTTGTTTAATTTGATTCTTAAGATCTTCCACCTTATCTAAGAAGCATTCGTAATCCCCAAAATTTGCTGGATCTATTGCCAAAAAAAGGTCTCCTTTTGTTCCTTCGTGCTCCATATCAAAAGTCCCTTTTACACCTTTTCCCACAGATGAACCTGACAGTGCCCCCGTTAGAATGTCTACCATTATTGCCAGGCCTGACCCTTTAGCTCCTCCGAAAGGAAGTAGCGCCCCTTCAAGAGCCTCTATTGGATCTGTTGTTATCTCTCCGTCTTTATTGATTGCCCATCCTTCAGGGATTCCTCCCCCTTTCTCCATAGCCAGCACAATCTTTCCTCTTGCTACAACACTGGTTGACATATCAAGAATCATCGGATGATCTCTGGTCGGAACAGCGATGGATAAAGGGTTGGTCCCTAAAATTTTTTCCGCTGCTCCGTAGGGAGCCATGCCTGGTTCTGTATTTGTCATGCAAATTCCAATCATTCCCTTTTTAGCCATGATTTCCGTATAATA
The window above is part of the Nitrospirota bacterium genome. Proteins encoded here:
- a CDS encoding Ldh family oxidoreductase, which gives rise to YYTEIMAKKGMIGICMTNTEPGMAPYGAAEKILGTNPLSIAVPTRDHPMILDMSTSVVARGKIVLAMEKGGGIPEGWAINKDGEITTDPIEALEGALLPFGGAKGSGLAIMVDILTGALSGSSVGKGVKGTFDMEHEGTKGDLFLAIDPANFGDYECFLDKVEDLKNQIKQAKKAKGVDEIFLPGEVEYLTRERKLKEGIPLREELIEELKKLKEGKLFVNSLVERG